In one window of Macadamia integrifolia cultivar HAES 741 chromosome 2, SCU_Mint_v3, whole genome shotgun sequence DNA:
- the LOC122088685 gene encoding agamous-like MADS-box protein AGL62: MERKQGKGRRKIEIKKIDRKSSLQVTFSKRRGGLFSKASELSILCGSEIAIIVSSPSGNNVYSFGSPSVTSVVERFLNHRNTVPPPIAVGDVGIDELNREYVEVMEQLEVEKKRSKSLEEEARQTQDERPWWEAPIHDMGLVELRCLSRSMEEFRNNVAERVNEIMANDVMN, translated from the coding sequence ATGGAGAGGAAGCAAGGCAAGGGTCGTCGGAAGATTGAGATCAAGAAGATCGATCGCAAGAGTTCTCTACAAGTCACTTTCTCTAAACGGCGAGGAGGACTTTTTAGTAAGGCTAGTGAGCTTAGCATCCTATGTGGTTCCGAGATAGCCATCATCGTCTCTTCTCCTTCAGGAAATAATGTCTACTCATTTGGAAGCCCCTCTGTGACATCTGTTGTAGAAAGGTTTCTCAACCACCGAAACACTGTACCACCACCAATAGCCGTTGGTGATGTTGGAATTGATGAGCTGAACCGAGAGTACGTAGAGGTGATGGAGCAgttggaagttgagaagaagCGATCAaaatcattagaagaagaagcaaggcaGACACAGGATGAACGACCATGGTGGGAAGCACCAATCCATGATATGGGATTGGTTGAGCTTCGGTGCTTGAGTAGGAGCATGGAGGAGTTTAGGAACAATGTGGCGGAACGGGTTAATGAGATAATGGCAAATGACGTAATGAACTAA